From the genome of Clavibacter nebraskensis NCPPB 2581:
GGGCAGTCGAACGGGTCGCCGCCGGCCGAGAGGCCCACGCGGTTGAGGTAGGCGATGACGATGCCGTACGAGGCCAGCAGGGTGGTCTCGGTGTACGGGATGTTGTGGGTCGCGCAGTACTCCTTCGCGATGACCTGGGCCTTCTTGAGGGCGGGCCGCGGCATGTTCGGGAAGAGGTGGTGCTCGATCTGGTAGTTGAGGCCGCCCATGTAGATGTCGGTCAGCCACGTGCTCCTGATGTTGCGCGACGTGAGCACCTGGCGGCGCAGGAAGTCGACCTTCGAGTCCTTCGGCAGCACGGGCATGCCCTTGTGGTTGGGGGCGAAGGAAGCGCCCATGTAGACGCCGAAGACGGCGAGCTGCACGCCGACGAACGCGAACGCCATGCCGAGCGGCAGGAAGAAGAAGACGACGGCGAGGTAGGCGACGATGCGCGTGGTGAGCATGGAGATCTCGAGCCAGCGCTTGTCGACCTTGCCGCGGCCGAACACGGTGCGGAAGCCGTGGACGTGCAGGTTCAGGCCCTCGAACACGAGGATCGGGAAGAAGGCGTAGCCCTGGTGGCGCGTGAACCAGCCGTAGATGCCCGTGGCGCGGGCGGCGTCCTCCTGCGTGAAGGAGATGACGTCGCGCTCGATGTCCGGGTCCTTGCCCATGACGTTCGGGTTCGCGTGGTGGCGCGAGTGCTTGGTCATCCACCAGGAGTAGCTGATGCCGACGAAGAGGTTGGCGAGCGCGCGACCCGCGATGTCGTTGGCCTTGCCGGACTCGAACACCTGGCGGTGCGAGGCCTCGTGGGCGAGGAAGGCGAACTGGGTGAAGATGATGCCGAGCCCGGCGGCGATCAGCAGCTGGAACCAGCTGTCGCCGAGCAGCACGAAGCCGACGCCGAGGCCGACGAGGGCCGCGGTGATGCCGGCGAACATGAGCACGTAGAAGCCGACGCGGCGGTTCAGGAGACCGGCGTCGCGCACGGTGTTGAGGAGGCCCGAGTACTCGGTGGTGGGGTTCGCCCCGCCTCCGCGCTTGGGTCGCGTCAGCACTATGCGGGGGGCTGCGGTGGTGTCTGTCATGGTCAGCTCGTTCGTCCGTGGCCTCTCGGCCAGGTGGAGCGGGACGCCTCGGCGAGCCGCTGTCTGTCGTCGTCACACGGGGATGCGACGCGGCGCCGGGTTCTGGGGCAACCACGTCCCAGACTGTCATGGCCCCGGCACCGCCGCACCAGGGAGACTCACAGCGCGGGCGGCGTGTCGCTGTCGGAGGCGCACATCGCCCCGCAGGGCCGCGGGTTACGGGCTGCTGGGGAGGCTACGGCACGATGACCGCGCGGCCGCGGACGGTGCCCGCCGCCAGCGCGGCATGGGCGTCCGGTCCGTCCTGGAGCGCGTACCGCTGCGTGTCACCTGGCCGGAGCGCGCCAGGTCGAACACCTCGATCAGCTCGGAGCGGCTGCCCCAGTAGGGGATCCGCACGGCCGCGTCGAACGCGATGCTCCCGAAGCCGACCTCCATCGTGCCGCCGCCGATGCCGACGATCGTCACGTCGCCGGCCGGCTCGACGACCTGCAGGGCCCGGGCGCGAGCGTCACGCGGCCGCGGGCGTCCCCGGCGGCGTCGAGGAGTCCGGCGTCCCGCCAGCTCGGGTGCGTGCCGGTCACGGACGGGTGGCGGCGGACCGCTCGCGTGAGCCAGATCGACACCTGCACGACCCCGGCGGCGGCGCCCACGAACAGGCCGAGCAGCGTGGCGGAGGCGACCGACCCGTCCTCGCCGTCCGCGCGGACGAGCACAGGGTGGACCAGCAGGGGCATGGCGGCGCCGGCCGCGAGTCCCACGCCGACGGCCAGGAGCAGGCGACGGCGTGTGATGACCTCGGCGATCCACGAGGAGATGGCGCGGGCGCCGATGCGGACCAGCTCGCGCTTCCCGTGGCCCGGATCGCTGCGCGGTGCGTCGTCGCGCTCGGCGGTCGTGTCGTCGTCCCTGCGGGGTGGACGCGCGTCGGGGGTGCCGGGGAGGCTCGCGGCATGACCGCAGCGCAGCCCTCACCCACGACTCCGTCCGATCCCGGCGACGCCGCCGTCCGCGACGACCTGATCCTCCATCTCCGTCTCGCGCGCGAGGCGCTCGTCGGGAAGCTCGACGGCCTCGGCGAGTACGACGTGCGCCGGCCGCTCGTGCCGACGGGATCCAACCTGCGCGAGCTCGTCGACGGCGCGGCGGGGCTGCCGCCGGTCGACTGACCGGGGCGCCCCGCCGAGCGGATCGCGACGGCTAGCGGCGCGCGAACCGAAGGGTCGCGATCTCGAACGGCCGCAGCGTCAGCTCGATGCCGTCGCCCGTCGCCTGCGCGTCCGCGCCTTCCAGCGGGCGCTCGAGCAGGTCGGTGGGGGACGAGAGGCCGAGGCCGGCCGCCGCATCCACCCGCACGACCGTGCGCTCCCGGCCGCCGCGCGCCTCGTAGAGCCGCACGACGAGGTCGCCCGAGCGGTCCTCGGCGAGCTTGACGGCCTCGATCACGACGGCCGCGTTCGACGACGTGACGAGCGGCGCGACCCCGTGGTCGCCCGCGACCTCGCGCACCGGCAGGTTGAGCCGGTA
Proteins encoded in this window:
- a CDS encoding fatty acid desaturase family protein produces the protein MTDTTAAPRIVLTRPKRGGGANPTTEYSGLLNTVRDAGLLNRRVGFYVLMFAGITAALVGLGVGFVLLGDSWFQLLIAAGLGIIFTQFAFLAHEASHRQVFESGKANDIAGRALANLFVGISYSWWMTKHSRHHANPNVMGKDPDIERDVISFTQEDAARATGIYGWFTRHQGYAFFPILVFEGLNLHVHGFRTVFGRGKVDKRWLEISMLTTRIVAYLAVVFFFLPLGMAFAFVGVQLAVFGVYMGASFAPNHKGMPVLPKDSKVDFLRRQVLTSRNIRSTWLTDIYMGGLNYQIEHHLFPNMPRPALKKAQVIAKEYCATHNIPYTETTLLASYGIVIAYLNRVGLSAGGDPFDCPASAAFGR
- a CDS encoding DUF664 domain-containing protein, whose amino-acid sequence is MTAAQPSPTTPSDPGDAAVRDDLILHLRLAREALVGKLDGLGEYDVRRPLVPTGSNLRELVDGAAGLPPVD